A single window of Oerskovia paurometabola DNA harbors:
- a CDS encoding TetR/AcrR family transcriptional regulator: MAPESEKHVPRRQARGTQRRDLIVSAAAELILRDGPSSVTHRSVAAQADVPLAATTYYFSGLDDLLAAAGQRIVRDWAERAQAIGHAVADAVTDGGVDALSTRSRALLLVDAVLPPGDHGELLGFYEHVVSAGRSPVLASAFAQGRGELDVVVDALLAQLGLRFSAVLLIAVVDGAAVTALCEGRNVRDLAVDCVTELLGTS, from the coding sequence ATGGCGCCAGAGTCCGAGAAGCACGTCCCCCGCAGGCAGGCCCGAGGCACGCAGCGCCGCGACCTCATCGTGTCGGCCGCGGCCGAGCTGATCCTGCGTGACGGTCCCTCGAGCGTGACGCACCGGTCCGTGGCCGCGCAGGCCGACGTCCCGCTCGCCGCGACGACCTACTACTTCTCGGGTCTCGACGACCTCCTCGCGGCGGCGGGGCAGCGCATCGTCCGGGACTGGGCGGAGCGCGCGCAGGCGATCGGCCATGCGGTCGCGGACGCCGTCACCGACGGCGGGGTCGACGCGCTCAGCACGCGGTCACGGGCCCTCCTGCTCGTCGACGCCGTGCTCCCGCCCGGGGACCACGGGGAGCTCCTGGGCTTCTACGAGCACGTGGTCAGCGCGGGGCGCAGCCCGGTCCTCGCCTCGGCGTTCGCGCAGGGCAGGGGAGAGCTCGACGTCGTGGTCGACGCACTGCTCGCCCAGCTCGGTCTGCGCTTCTCCGCGGTCCTGCTGATCGCGGTCGTCGACGGCGCCGCGGTCACCGCGCTGTGCGAGGGGCGCAACGTCCGCGACCTCGCGGTCGACTGCGTCACGGAGCTCCTCGGCACCTCCTGA
- a CDS encoding o-succinylbenzoate synthase: MTVPPTSPSSRTPRLVAWSTPLRTRFRGLDVRDGLLVRGEAGWAEFSPFWEYDDAESGAWLRAAREAADLGWPAPVRASVPVNVTVPATDPRRAHDIVTSSDGCRTAKVKVAQRDAAGVVESVDREIARLEAVRDALGPGGRIRLDANGGWELDEALRRLPLLDRAAGGLEYVEQPCASVADLATVRRATSVLVAADESIRRAEDPFEVLRAEAADVVVLKVQPLGGVRACLDLAERVGLPVVVSSALESSVGLAAGLALAAALPELPFACGLATSQLLAHDVVDEPLLPVGGEIAVRRPEPSAAALALARAEPATAERWAERYRRVGALLDGAAA, from the coding sequence GTGACCGTGCCTCCCACGTCCCCCTCGAGCCGGACCCCTCGTCTCGTCGCCTGGTCCACGCCCCTGCGCACCCGCTTCCGCGGGCTCGACGTCCGGGACGGTCTGCTGGTGCGGGGCGAGGCGGGCTGGGCCGAGTTCTCGCCCTTCTGGGAGTACGACGACGCCGAGTCGGGGGCGTGGCTGCGTGCCGCGCGGGAGGCGGCGGACCTCGGCTGGCCGGCGCCCGTCCGGGCGAGCGTGCCGGTCAACGTCACGGTCCCCGCGACGGACCCACGGCGCGCGCACGACATCGTGACGTCGTCGGACGGGTGCCGGACCGCCAAGGTCAAGGTCGCCCAGCGCGACGCCGCCGGCGTCGTCGAGTCCGTCGACCGGGAGATCGCGCGCCTCGAGGCGGTGCGGGACGCCCTGGGGCCGGGGGGCCGGATCCGGCTCGACGCGAACGGTGGCTGGGAGCTCGACGAGGCCCTGCGGAGACTGCCGCTGCTGGACCGCGCGGCCGGCGGCCTCGAGTACGTCGAGCAGCCGTGCGCGAGCGTCGCGGACCTCGCGACGGTGCGACGTGCGACGTCGGTCCTGGTGGCGGCCGACGAGTCGATCCGCCGCGCCGAGGACCCGTTCGAGGTGCTGCGGGCCGAGGCCGCGGACGTCGTGGTGCTCAAGGTCCAGCCGCTCGGCGGGGTCCGGGCGTGCCTCGACCTGGCCGAGCGGGTCGGTCTGCCCGTGGTGGTCTCGTCGGCGCTCGAGTCCTCGGTCGGGCTCGCGGCGGGGCTGGCGCTCGCTGCCGCGCTGCCCGAGCTGCCCTTCGCGTGCGGCCTCGCGACGTCCCAGCTCCTGGCCCACGACGTGGTCGACGAGCCGTTGCTCCCCGTGGGCGGCGAGATCGCGGTGCGGCGTCCCGAGCCGTCGGCCGCCGCACTGGCGCTCGCGCGCGCGGAGCCGGCCACGGCCGAGCGCTGGGCCGAGCGGTACCGGCGCGTGGGTGCCCTCCTCGACGGAGCAGCGGCATGA
- the menD gene encoding 2-succinyl-5-enolpyruvyl-6-hydroxy-3-cyclohexene-1-carboxylic-acid synthase, whose protein sequence is MSAAAVPAVPAVPAVPAGSPVLPPAVAAAREIVAGLVADGVRDVVVSPGSRSAALAYALAAADAAGLLTLHVRIDERAAAFLALGLSRGSQAEGPGGLRPVAVVTTSGTAAANLHPAVLEAHHAGVPLVLLTADRPHELRGTGANQTTDQVALYGTAVRQSADVPAPDGRPGELRDLRALLVRALVAARGTRSRYPGPVHVNVAFREPLVPPAPLGALPSAAHEAGVSPDRALVAGARDDVGPWPLDPAPATVLVAGDGAGADARRLAEARGWPLLAEASSGAAAGSHAVAAHRLVLGSLGHGVERVVVLGRPTLSRPVQQLLAREDVEVLVVAPGGGPWPDAARSASAILPGVPDAWWSGPTGDRTWLDAWRGAGQAARKAVADRVSAPGPMTPLAVAAAVAEASGPDDVLVVGSSNPVRDLDLVVDWDVSPLVLANRGLAGIDGMLSTATGVALAAARAGRRTRALVGDLTFLHDVGGLLRGPHEPAADLQVVVVNDDGGSIFATLEYGALAEDAPETATAFERVFSTPHGADLAALCAGYGVRHRLVTDTAALRAELARPSHGVEVVEVRVERAGRRAEGASLAADVGAAVARSLPRGREGQDAAGRDA, encoded by the coding sequence ATGAGCGCCGCCGCGGTGCCCGCGGTGCCCGCCGTGCCCGCCGTGCCCGCCGGTTCCCCGGTGCTGCCGCCGGCCGTCGCCGCGGCGCGCGAGATCGTCGCGGGCCTGGTCGCGGACGGGGTGCGCGACGTCGTCGTGTCGCCGGGGTCCCGCAGCGCGGCGCTCGCCTACGCGCTCGCCGCGGCCGACGCGGCGGGCCTGCTGACGCTGCACGTGCGGATCGACGAGCGGGCCGCAGCCTTCCTGGCCCTGGGGCTCTCGCGCGGGTCGCAGGCCGAGGGACCGGGCGGCCTGCGCCCCGTCGCCGTGGTCACGACGTCGGGCACCGCTGCCGCCAACCTGCACCCCGCGGTGCTCGAGGCCCATCACGCGGGGGTCCCGCTCGTGCTGCTCACGGCCGACCGGCCGCACGAGCTGCGCGGCACGGGGGCGAACCAGACGACCGACCAGGTCGCCCTGTACGGGACCGCCGTGCGCCAGTCGGCCGACGTCCCGGCTCCTGACGGGCGTCCGGGCGAGCTGCGCGACCTGCGTGCGCTCCTGGTGCGGGCGCTCGTCGCGGCCCGCGGGACCCGGTCCCGGTACCCCGGGCCGGTGCACGTCAACGTGGCGTTCCGCGAGCCCCTCGTGCCGCCCGCACCGCTGGGAGCGCTGCCGTCCGCTGCCCACGAGGCCGGGGTCTCGCCCGACCGGGCCCTCGTGGCGGGCGCGCGCGACGACGTCGGGCCGTGGCCGCTCGACCCCGCCCCGGCGACCGTGCTCGTCGCGGGCGATGGTGCCGGCGCGGACGCCCGGCGGCTCGCCGAGGCGCGGGGCTGGCCCCTGCTCGCCGAGGCGTCGTCCGGGGCGGCCGCGGGCAGCCACGCGGTCGCCGCGCACCGGCTCGTGCTGGGGAGCCTCGGTCACGGGGTCGAGCGCGTCGTCGTCCTGGGACGCCCCACGCTCTCGCGCCCGGTCCAGCAGCTCCTCGCGCGCGAGGACGTCGAGGTGCTCGTCGTCGCGCCCGGAGGAGGGCCCTGGCCCGACGCGGCACGCTCGGCGAGCGCGATCCTGCCCGGCGTCCCGGACGCGTGGTGGTCGGGGCCGACGGGTGACCGGACGTGGCTCGACGCGTGGCGCGGTGCGGGGCAGGCGGCCCGGAAGGCCGTCGCCGACCGGGTGTCCGCCCCCGGCCCGATGACGCCGCTCGCCGTCGCCGCGGCGGTCGCCGAGGCCTCGGGCCCCGACGACGTGCTCGTGGTCGGGTCGAGCAACCCGGTGCGGGACCTCGACCTCGTCGTCGACTGGGACGTGTCGCCGCTCGTGCTCGCCAACCGCGGGCTCGCGGGCATCGACGGGATGCTCTCGACCGCGACGGGCGTCGCGCTCGCCGCGGCGCGTGCCGGGCGGCGCACGCGCGCCCTCGTGGGCGACCTCACGTTCCTGCACGACGTGGGCGGGCTCCTGCGCGGACCGCACGAGCCGGCCGCCGACCTCCAGGTCGTCGTGGTCAACGACGACGGCGGGTCGATCTTCGCGACCCTCGAGTACGGGGCGCTCGCCGAGGACGCCCCCGAGACGGCGACCGCGTTCGAGCGCGTGTTCTCGACCCCGCACGGGGCGGACCTCGCCGCACTGTGCGCGGGGTACGGCGTCCGGCACCGGCTCGTCACGGACACCGCGGCCCTGCGGGCGGAGCTCGCGCGCCCGTCCCACGGTGTCGAGGTCGTCGAGGTGCGGGTCGAACGTGCGGGGCGCCGCGCGGAGGGCGCATCCCTCGCGGCCGACGTGGGCGCCGCGGTCGCGCGGAGCCTCCCGCGGGGGCGCGAGGGCCAGGACGCCGCAGGTCGGGACGCCTGA
- a CDS encoding S1C family serine protease: MTENTPQVPEHQAPRDGDTQRIEAQPTQQLPVTPTAPAAPAPQAPAQQHFAAPHPAPVPAPPAQHAPQQPQHAPYGAQAPYGAQAQHGAPTSTPYSAAGMPPAPVAPEQPQVATRKSKTWIPVVGAAAAAAVLASAGTAGLLGVLDGNGSSPSSLASVGETKENSTVPVADSTSENPNWQAVTSAVAPSVVSIQVTTAAGGAEGSGVVIDTEGHVLTNNHVVEGAQDDTVQVTLSDGRLYEAKIVGLDPTTDLAVVELVDPPSNLTPASFGDSDDVTVGESVLAVGNPLGLANTATTGIVSALDRPVAASGSDGGSTVVTNAIQIDAAINPGNSGGPLFNAQGEVIGITSSIATTSNQSGSIGLGFAIPVNLAKNISAQLIENGTAEHAFLGVSMTDATATADGVTRRGAEVKSVSDGSPAAEAGIKTGDVIVAIDGNPVSGAESLTGFVRERATGDVAKVTLVRDGKTVDVDVTLAAKPTETSTDGQSGSGQQGSGSDQGGSGQQLPGSGQDGSSQDGSGQGQSDQTNPNNLPNPFDWFNGQG; the protein is encoded by the coding sequence ATGACCGAGAACACCCCGCAGGTCCCCGAGCACCAGGCTCCGCGCGACGGCGACACCCAGCGCATCGAGGCGCAGCCCACGCAGCAGCTTCCCGTCACCCCGACGGCCCCTGCCGCCCCCGCGCCGCAGGCCCCCGCGCAGCAGCACTTCGCGGCCCCGCACCCGGCGCCCGTGCCCGCGCCGCCCGCGCAGCACGCACCGCAGCAGCCGCAGCACGCCCCCTACGGCGCGCAGGCTCCCTACGGGGCGCAGGCTCAGCACGGCGCCCCGACGAGCACCCCGTACTCCGCGGCCGGCATGCCGCCCGCGCCGGTGGCGCCCGAGCAGCCCCAGGTCGCGACCAGGAAGAGCAAGACCTGGATCCCCGTGGTCGGCGCGGCCGCCGCGGCCGCCGTCCTCGCGAGCGCCGGCACCGCCGGTCTGCTCGGCGTGCTCGACGGCAACGGCTCGTCGCCCAGCTCGCTGGCCTCGGTCGGGGAGACCAAGGAGAACTCGACGGTCCCCGTCGCCGACTCGACGTCGGAGAACCCGAACTGGCAGGCCGTGACGAGCGCCGTCGCGCCGTCGGTCGTCTCGATCCAGGTCACCACGGCCGCGGGTGGAGCCGAGGGATCCGGTGTCGTGATCGACACCGAGGGCCACGTCCTGACGAACAACCACGTCGTCGAGGGTGCGCAGGACGACACCGTCCAGGTCACGCTCAGCGACGGCCGCCTGTACGAGGCGAAGATCGTGGGTCTCGACCCGACGACCGACCTCGCGGTGGTCGAGCTCGTCGACCCGCCGAGCAACCTCACGCCGGCCTCGTTCGGCGACTCCGACGACGTCACCGTGGGCGAGTCGGTCCTGGCCGTCGGCAACCCGCTCGGCCTGGCCAACACGGCCACGACCGGCATCGTGTCCGCGCTCGACCGCCCGGTCGCCGCGTCGGGCTCCGACGGCGGCAGCACCGTGGTCACGAACGCGATCCAGATCGACGCCGCGATCAACCCCGGCAACTCCGGCGGGCCGCTGTTCAACGCGCAGGGCGAGGTCATCGGCATCACCTCGTCGATCGCGACGACCTCGAACCAGTCCGGCTCGATCGGCCTGGGCTTCGCCATCCCGGTGAACCTCGCGAAGAACATCAGCGCGCAGCTCATCGAGAACGGCACGGCCGAGCACGCGTTCCTGGGCGTGAGCATGACGGACGCGACGGCCACGGCCGACGGCGTCACGCGCCGCGGCGCCGAGGTCAAGTCCGTCTCGGACGGCTCCCCGGCCGCCGAGGCCGGCATCAAGACCGGTGACGTGATCGTCGCGATCGACGGCAACCCCGTGAGCGGCGCGGAGTCGTTGACCGGGTTCGTGCGCGAGCGTGCGACCGGAGACGTCGCGAAGGTCACTCTGGTCCGGGACGGCAAGACGGTCGACGTCGACGTGACGCTCGCCGCGAAGCCGACCGAGACGAGCACGGACGGCCAGAGCGGCTCGGGCCAGCAGGGCTCGGGTTCCGACCAGGGCGGTTCCGGCCAGCAGCTCCCGGGCTCCGGCCAGGACGGTTCGAGCCAGGACGGCTCCGGTCAGGGGCAGTCCGACCAGACCAACCCGAACAACCTGCCCAACCCCTTCGACTGGTTCAACGGTCAGGGCTGA
- a CDS encoding GNAT family N-acetyltransferase, translating into MTDATTMTLAPTHDDVTVRRATTADREDLWLLVVRLQPDAPDRATHDRVVGPLLRALDTLLLVAEDATGVVGYLLASQRLTFTANGAVVEIDEIAVDPAADRTTVASQLVAAVEAWGQEFRATRVTLADVLPREVADGLGYTTTEVRSTKALVLLDADPVLTSPWDGPAVPARPTPDDEALPVRDQ; encoded by the coding sequence GTGACCGACGCGACGACGATGACTCTGGCCCCCACGCACGACGACGTCACCGTACGTCGCGCCACCACCGCCGACCGCGAGGACCTCTGGCTCCTCGTCGTCCGTCTCCAGCCGGACGCGCCGGACCGCGCCACCCACGACCGCGTCGTCGGCCCCCTGCTCCGGGCCCTCGACACGCTGCTGCTGGTCGCCGAGGACGCGACGGGCGTCGTCGGCTACCTCCTGGCCAGCCAGCGCCTGACGTTCACGGCCAACGGAGCCGTCGTCGAGATCGACGAGATCGCGGTCGACCCCGCCGCCGACCGGACGACCGTCGCCAGCCAGCTCGTCGCCGCGGTCGAGGCGTGGGGCCAGGAGTTCCGCGCGACGCGCGTCACGCTCGCCGACGTCCTGCCCCGCGAGGTCGCCGACGGGCTCGGGTACACGACGACCGAGGTCCGCTCGACCAAGGCCCTCGTGCTGCTCGACGCCGACCCCGTCCTCACCTCTCCGTGGGACGGACCCGCCGTGCCCGCCCGGCCGACCCCGGACGACGAGGCGCTGCCGGTCCGCGACCAGTAG
- a CDS encoding isochorismate synthase: protein MTEHSHLPAGSDDLGAPPAGSPRTGSPGSPAVPRLVVRTTRLPGGLPDDLTALTDLLPDARPLAWVRRGDGLVGWGETLRLEAWGPGRFADAEAAWQEVLGAAVVHDDVSLPGSGLVAFGSFAFDDASGTSGDARPGGTIVVPRVVVGRRGGPGGTAWVTSIAEGDSLPDDVASVLDPAHRTPVVGPGRVTTVDGSLSAGDWTAVVAEGVERIRRGELEKVVLARDVVATAEHAVDPRWMLGRLAVAYDACWTFSVDGMVGATPELLVRSEKGLVTSRVLAGTIRRSGGAEADDDSLLRAAHLARSSKDLEEHEYAVASVADALAPFCSSMNVPDAPFVLHLPNVLHLASDVTGVLASGTDGGPAPTSLALAAALHPSAAVCGTPTLAARDLIREIEGMDRARYAAPVGWFGADGDGEWGIALRSAELSSGDPHHVRLFAGCGIVAASDPAAELAESEAKLEPMRYALGE from the coding sequence ATGACTGAGCACTCCCACCTCCCGGCGGGCTCCGACGACCTCGGTGCTCCCCCGGCAGGCTCTCCCCGCACCGGCTCCCCCGGGTCCCCCGCCGTCCCTCGCCTCGTCGTGCGCACGACGCGGCTGCCCGGCGGGCTGCCCGACGACCTCACGGCGCTGACCGACCTCCTGCCCGACGCCCGACCGCTCGCCTGGGTGCGGCGCGGCGACGGCCTCGTCGGGTGGGGCGAGACCCTGCGGCTCGAGGCGTGGGGGCCGGGCCGCTTCGCGGACGCCGAGGCCGCGTGGCAGGAGGTGCTGGGCGCGGCCGTCGTGCACGACGACGTCTCGCTGCCCGGCAGCGGCCTCGTCGCGTTCGGGTCGTTCGCGTTCGACGACGCGTCCGGGACCTCGGGCGACGCCCGACCGGGCGGGACGATCGTGGTGCCGCGCGTCGTCGTCGGGCGTCGGGGCGGGCCGGGCGGCACGGCGTGGGTGACCAGCATCGCGGAGGGCGACTCCCTGCCCGACGACGTCGCGTCGGTCCTCGACCCGGCGCACCGCACGCCCGTGGTCGGGCCGGGCCGCGTGACCACGGTCGACGGCTCGCTCAGCGCGGGCGACTGGACCGCGGTCGTCGCCGAGGGCGTCGAACGGATCCGCCGGGGCGAGCTCGAGAAGGTCGTGCTCGCACGCGACGTGGTCGCGACCGCCGAGCACGCCGTGGACCCCCGCTGGATGCTCGGGCGCCTCGCGGTGGCCTACGACGCGTGCTGGACGTTCTCGGTCGACGGCATGGTCGGCGCGACCCCGGAGCTGCTCGTGCGCAGCGAGAAGGGGCTCGTGACCTCGCGCGTGCTGGCCGGGACGATCCGTCGCTCGGGCGGCGCCGAGGCCGACGACGACTCGCTGCTGCGGGCAGCGCACCTGGCCCGCTCGTCCAAGGACCTCGAGGAGCACGAGTACGCGGTCGCGTCGGTCGCCGACGCGCTCGCGCCCTTCTGCTCGTCCATGAACGTCCCCGACGCGCCGTTCGTGCTGCACCTGCCCAACGTGCTGCACCTGGCGTCCGACGTCACGGGCGTCCTCGCGTCGGGGACCGACGGCGGCCCCGCGCCCACGAGCCTGGCGCTCGCCGCCGCGCTGCACCCCTCGGCCGCGGTGTGCGGGACGCCGACCCTCGCGGCACGCGACCTCATCCGGGAGATCGAGGGCATGGACCGGGCCCGCTATGCGGCTCCCGTCGGCTGGTTCGGCGCGGACGGTGACGGAGAGTGGGGCATCGCGCTGCGCTCGGCCGAGCTGTCCTCCGGCGACCCGCACCACGTGCGCCTCTTCGCGGGCTGCGGGATCGTCGCGGCCTCCGACCCGGCGGCCGAGCTCGCGGAGTCCGAGGCCAAGCTCGAACCCATGCGGTACGCGCTCGGGGAGTGA
- a CDS encoding demethylmenaquinone methyltransferase, translating into MSRASLDKKPTEVASMFDGIARRYDLTNDLISLGQDRRWRKHTVDAVAALPGERVLDLAAGTGTSSEPFADEGVEVVPCDFSVGMLQVGKRRRPDMPFVAGDATALPFADASFDAVTISFGLRNVVDTSAALREMLRVTRPGGRLVVCEFSEPTWKPFRVLYTDVFMRMLPVVAGAVTKEKGSYEYLVESIKSWPTQPELAHLMLDAGWEGVAYRNLSGGLVALHRGIRPA; encoded by the coding sequence ATGTCGCGAGCCAGCCTGGACAAGAAGCCCACCGAGGTCGCCTCCATGTTCGACGGGATCGCCCGTCGCTACGACCTCACGAACGACCTCATCTCCCTCGGGCAGGACCGGCGGTGGCGCAAGCACACGGTCGACGCCGTCGCGGCCCTGCCGGGCGAGCGCGTCCTGGACCTCGCGGCCGGGACGGGCACGTCGAGCGAACCGTTCGCGGACGAGGGCGTCGAGGTCGTCCCGTGCGACTTCTCGGTCGGCATGCTCCAGGTCGGCAAGCGCCGCCGCCCCGACATGCCCTTCGTCGCGGGGGACGCCACGGCGCTGCCCTTCGCCGACGCGTCGTTCGACGCCGTCACCATCTCGTTCGGGCTGCGCAACGTCGTGGACACGAGCGCGGCGCTGCGCGAGATGCTGCGCGTGACACGCCCGGGCGGGCGCCTGGTCGTCTGCGAGTTCTCCGAGCCGACGTGGAAGCCGTTCCGCGTGCTCTACACCGACGTCTTCATGCGGATGCTGCCGGTCGTGGCCGGGGCCGTGACCAAGGAGAAGGGCTCGTACGAGTACCTCGTCGAGTCCATCAAGTCCTGGCCCACGCAGCCCGAGCTCGCGCACCTCATGCTCGACGCCGGCTGGGAGGGCGTCGCGTACCGCAACCTCAGCGGTGGCCTCGTCGCGCTGCACCGCGGGATCCGCCCCGCCTGA
- a CDS encoding geranylgeranyl reductase family protein has translation MRDRTDDADVIVVGAGPAGATAAHYCAAAGLSVLLLEKASFPRDKICGDGLTPRAVGELVRMGVPTRAEDGWIRNKGLRVVASGRQWELPWPELKAYPSYGLARSRMNLDQTLAEHAQRTGAKLLERTNVTGPLLDERTGRVVGVTARPLDENGRRAGDEYELRAPVVIAADGVSSRFALALGLEKRQDRPMGVAVRTYFTTPRHDDEWMESHLELWDGPAGRSNLLPGYGWIFALGDGTANVGLGSVNSTPARQSAANVDYKDLFARWMANAPAEWEFTPENQLGPVRGAALPMGFNRKPLYSRGVVLVGDSGGMVSPFNGEGIAYAMQAARVAADVVAQSRARSTDAARERTLATYPDIMRRDLGGYHTLGRYFVRLIEHPEIMRLCTRYGLPRPLVMRFVLKLLSDCYEPRGGDVVDRVIAGLTRVVPSA, from the coding sequence GTGCGTGATCGGACCGACGACGCGGACGTCATCGTCGTGGGCGCAGGCCCCGCCGGTGCCACCGCGGCCCACTACTGCGCCGCCGCCGGCCTGAGCGTCCTCCTCCTCGAGAAGGCCTCCTTCCCCCGCGACAAGATCTGCGGCGACGGCCTCACGCCGCGCGCCGTGGGTGAGCTCGTGCGCATGGGCGTGCCCACGCGCGCCGAGGACGGCTGGATCCGCAACAAGGGACTGCGCGTCGTCGCGAGCGGTCGCCAGTGGGAGCTGCCCTGGCCCGAGCTCAAGGCGTACCCCTCCTACGGCCTCGCCCGCTCCCGCATGAACCTCGACCAGACGCTCGCCGAGCACGCCCAGCGCACGGGGGCCAAGCTCCTCGAACGCACCAACGTGACCGGGCCGCTCCTCGACGAGCGCACCGGCCGGGTCGTGGGCGTCACGGCCCGCCCCCTCGACGAGAACGGTCGCCGCGCCGGCGACGAGTACGAGCTGCGCGCCCCGGTCGTGATCGCGGCCGACGGCGTCTCGTCCCGCTTCGCGCTCGCGCTCGGCCTCGAGAAGCGCCAGGACCGGCCCATGGGCGTCGCGGTCCGCACCTACTTCACGACCCCTCGTCACGACGACGAGTGGATGGAGTCCCACCTCGAGCTGTGGGACGGCCCGGCCGGAAGGTCGAACCTGCTGCCCGGCTACGGGTGGATCTTCGCGCTCGGCGACGGCACCGCGAACGTCGGGCTCGGCTCGGTCAACTCGACCCCGGCCCGCCAGTCCGCGGCGAACGTGGACTACAAGGACCTGTTCGCCAGGTGGATGGCGAACGCTCCCGCGGAGTGGGAGTTCACCCCGGAGAACCAGCTCGGCCCCGTGCGCGGCGCCGCGCTCCCCATGGGCTTCAACCGCAAGCCGCTCTACTCGCGCGGGGTCGTGCTCGTGGGCGACTCGGGCGGCATGGTCAGCCCGTTCAACGGCGAGGGCATCGCCTACGCCATGCAGGCCGCGCGCGTGGCGGCCGACGTCGTGGCCCAGTCCCGGGCCCGCAGCACCGACGCCGCCCGCGAGCGCACGCTCGCGACCTACCCCGACATCATGCGCCGCGACCTGGGCGGGTACCACACGCTCGGCCGGTACTTCGTGCGGCTCATCGAGCACCCCGAGATCATGCGGCTGTGCACCAGGTACGGCCTGCCTCGACCGCTCGTCATGCGCTTCGTCCTCAAGCTGCTGTCCGACTGTTACGAACCCCGCGGGGGCGACGTCGTCGACCGCGTCATCGCGGGCCTGACGAGGGTGGTGCCATCGGCATGA
- a CDS encoding NADH-quinone oxidoreductase subunit A, with protein sequence MTNPYVPVLVLMGIGAVLALGGVAASAVIGPKRYNRAKLDAYECGIEPTPHAVGGGRFPIKYYLVAMTFIIFDIEVVFLYPWAVDFTVLATFGLVAMLSFLALITVPFVYEWRRGGFEWD encoded by the coding sequence ATGACCAACCCGTACGTGCCCGTCCTCGTCCTGATGGGGATCGGAGCCGTCCTGGCTCTCGGCGGGGTCGCCGCGAGCGCCGTGATCGGCCCCAAGAGGTACAACCGCGCCAAGCTCGACGCGTACGAGTGCGGCATCGAGCCCACGCCGCACGCGGTCGGCGGAGGGCGCTTCCCGATCAAGTACTACCTCGTCGCGATGACCTTCATCATCTTCGACATCGAGGTGGTCTTCCTCTACCCGTGGGCGGTGGACTTCACGGTCCTGGCCACCTTCGGGCTCGTCGCCATGCTGAGCTTCCTCGCCCTGATCACCGTGCCGTTCGTCTACGAATGGCGCCGTGGCGGGTTCGAGTGGGACTAG
- a CDS encoding NuoB/complex I 20 kDa subunit family protein, which yields MGIEEAPSGFLLTSVENLAGYFRKASLWPVTFGLACCAIEMMAAGASRYDLSRFGMEVFRASPRQADLMIVAGRVSQKMAPVVRQVYDQMSEPKWVLSMGVCASSGGMFNNYAIVQGVDHIVPVDIYLPGCPPRPEMLINAILALHEQIQAEPLGVNRREAAKAAEAAALEATPTFQMKGLLR from the coding sequence ATGGGGATCGAAGAGGCTCCCTCGGGCTTCTTGCTCACGAGCGTGGAGAACCTCGCGGGGTACTTCCGCAAGGCGTCGCTGTGGCCGGTGACGTTCGGCCTGGCGTGCTGCGCCATCGAGATGATGGCGGCCGGCGCGTCGCGCTACGACCTGTCCCGCTTCGGCATGGAGGTCTTCCGGGCCTCGCCGCGGCAGGCCGACCTGATGATCGTCGCGGGTCGCGTGAGCCAGAAGATGGCGCCTGTGGTGCGCCAGGTCTACGACCAGATGTCCGAGCCCAAGTGGGTGCTGTCGATGGGCGTGTGCGCGTCGAGCGGCGGCATGTTCAACAACTACGCGATCGTGCAGGGCGTCGACCACATCGTGCCGGTCGACATCTACCTGCCCGGCTGCCCGCCGCGCCCCGAGATGCTCATCAACGCGATCCTCGCGCTGCACGAGCAGATCCAGGCCGAGCCGCTGGGCGTGAACCGGCGCGAGGCGGCGAAGGCCGCGGAGGCCGCGGCCCTCGAGGCGACCCCCACGTTCCAGATGAAGGGACTGCTGCGGTGA